The Candidatus Hydrogenedens sp. genome contains a region encoding:
- the queF gene encoding preQ(1) synthase: MEKKKNTTRKVKVIRNFKPQGKTLSFKGPEAIESTCLECFEYEYATTESGRNMEIVSTTDEFTSVCPFSGLPDFAKVTIRYVPDKYCLELRSLKYYLLSYRDVGIWYEHLVNRMLEDLVFACRPRKMSIVIECNPRGGISSTVSASYDADIMGSPEEWSKGKTP; the protein is encoded by the coding sequence ATGGAAAAGAAGAAAAACACAACACGTAAGGTAAAGGTCATTCGTAATTTTAAACCTCAAGGGAAAACCCTCTCATTCAAAGGGCCAGAGGCAATAGAGAGTACCTGTTTAGAATGTTTTGAATATGAGTATGCAACAACAGAATCAGGCAGAAACATGGAAATTGTTTCAACGACAGATGAGTTTACCTCTGTGTGTCCCTTTTCTGGACTACCCGATTTCGCAAAGGTAACCATTCGCTATGTGCCAGATAAATATTGTTTGGAACTCCGTTCATTAAAATACTATTTGTTATCCTATCGGGATGTAGGTATCTGGTATGAGCATCTGGTAAATCGTATGTTAGAGGACCTCGTTTTTGCTTGTCGACCTCGTAAAATGTCTATTGTAATAGAATGTAACCCAAGAGGTGGCATATCCAGCACGGTATCTGCTTCTTATGATGCTGACATAATGGGTTCCCCCGAAGAATGGAGCAAAGGAAAAACACCTTAA